The Triticum aestivum cultivar Chinese Spring chromosome 5A, IWGSC CS RefSeq v2.1, whole genome shotgun sequence genomic sequence gacaactgtacgtctggttagggcggctaggtatttaaacctgaggacacacagtcccggacacccagtcctgaacacgcagctcaggacacccagtcctcaccgtattccccttgagctaaggtcacacagacctcgctcaatcactctggtaagtcttcaaggtagactcccaaaccttcacaaacttcgttcaccggcgatccacaatgtctcttggatgctcagaacgcgacgcctaaccgactggaggatgcatagtcctcaagtgtaataagtcttcagatcacacagacacaaagacttaagtgatgcctaattctctttggctctgggtggttagggctttatcctcgcaaggaattctctctcaaaggcttcgaggtgggttgctctcaaacgacaaaagccgtacactaagtctgagcagccaaccgtttatggttgtagggggtgggatatttatagccactaggcaaaccgacctgatttgtccgaaatgactctgggtcactaaggaactgacacgtgttccaacgatcagatttcaaactcacacggcaactttacttgggctacaagcaaagctgacttgtccgactctggacaaaattcgctctcatagtcttcactcgaagacataggttttgtttaagcatcacttcagtcattctgaatggttctcttggaccccacttaacagtacggtggttcctatgactcaacaaggaagagGAAAAAgagctacgaaagatctaagtcttcgagctccataggcttcatgcgatgttttctcttgtcatagtcttcaatgtgaatatcttcatataccacctttgacatcaatgtcttcatacatttttaggggtcatctctggtaagaaaaccgaatcaatgagggtcttctacctgtgttatcctgcaattctcacaaacacattagtccctcaactaggtttgttgtcaatactccaaaaccaactaggggtggcactagatgcacttacagaagtcgactttgacgatccgactacgaatgtgcgaggatgtcgcgccttagcaatcgctaaaccaactccgagaggttattaaccacgccggagcatgatcaacctgaccacgaaggacTGTTTCCTGCAGACAAACgcagaacaagcaagaaattgagattgcaatctggatattgcgaatataagaggaaatctttattgatcaaggtggggttatgtgacgcctttgtctggtcattgaacacaaacgaagtacgcgaagttgcagctatggcgaattttaatctaaacaaaacccaaagtctaaatgatgccctaagggctgtatatatggaggagagaggggggaatttcgtggcccttggaggaggggtccgaaaccaaccctaactcgtgtttccccacacatacggactctaaaaactgcctataatcaagtatttcgaaattacatgggcctggcccaaaaataaggtgacacggcacctagaatagcctctggacgaaatttatgaagtggcatcttgtatatttcttccaaggcttcatgcactcattatggtggcttcaaagtcctggaatcatcacttgtaactccgttcttgttccccttgcgcatgccatcatctccatgcttgaacttgctccaaggttcatctttcttgtccaagctatgCCCTTcaattgtaagcaaaacaaatgtatccaattttggcagcatcatattctcatgaacattagaatcgttaccaacaaacgaaagtacctaataattcaattggcatgcgcgagctctagtaattggtccagtatgtatagcagtaggggctgtgggtgtaacaatgttattgatgtcctcatcacatggcGTGGCTCCGCCAGTggccccatacggcccatcttcactagcaaacacacgagaccctcgcgaggggccgagcctcacgaggcagacaacgcaagacctcctcgggggcggcctcaccaggctggcttgcaaggggcggagagatcaaggcaaggggcacctcgcgaggttcctgttacgcaagccatgacgaccaaggccaggtgggcgccaggagggcgccagcgcacacagtttcctcgtttccactttggtgctaaagaggcaagcgtaggcgaggagtcccgaggcatcaggcaaaggtttccatatcagtgcaacgagaccaagaccagcaggacgtctggacggaggtcaccgtggagcccaggacagcatcaccaccagagcctttggcaggcgaagaccacctttagtcaggataacttgtactagttgtctcccttcaaattggtcgttgtgggatcccttcccgcctaatatttgggaagaggacccgggcctctatatataggactagccaccaccgtagggaggcaCCTCATCATGGATGGATCCGAagccattcagatcatccccatCCACAGAAACTCACctagcacaagagcacctctcctcaggaggctgttcttcccttgtaattgttcatcctcagcccaagaggaaatccaccacacacactagagtagggtattacaccacatcggtggcccgaaccagtataaatcttgtgtccctttgttctgcaaGTTCGACGCACTGagctttgagattgcggtgagggagAGTGCAAGGGgaaggaaagatcttcgtgcgcaccccagtgttcgaacctcaagggttttgccgaaacccaaaatccgacaaccaTGTTGTATGTTTCTTTCTGGTTGTGCTGCTTCTCGATAGTTccggtttcgttgcgattgtgaggactcgttcttcttcctagcgggatttcaggaaagatgatcgTTACCCTAGTTCTCACTACTATCTTTCCTATggtagttgtctcgatgctattgttatgccgcgctacctaccacttggttatcgagcctcccaaattgccatgatagcctctaacctttttaccttcctagcaaaccgttgcctggCTATGTTATcgtttttctcagcccctcttatagcgttgctagttgcaggtgcagttgtaggttgttccatgttgagacatggatatcacaatatctcttatttaattaacgcatctatatacttggtaaagggtggaaggctcggccttatgcctgatgttttgttccactcttgccaccctagtttccgtcataccggtgttatgttccttgattttgtgtccctaacacggtgaggggtatggggccctcttgacagttcgctttgaataaaactcttccagcaaggcccgacattggttttaacatttgccataaataattaattggcatagggcgtcagGAACCAGAGGATTCTTTTCTACATACaaggggggccagtgctgatggtgttggttccaaacaagagcaccgtgcgggaccacccctaggaaacttggggTATCTGAAtcttgtacgcttagcttatctggacGTGGCGTTAGACGAGATACGCgcagctactatcagggtgtcggtacgccgggaggtcttgctggacttttttttaccattgtcgaaatgtcttgtgcatcgggattccgagtctaatcgaagggtcccacgatggaggattgtctccgcggatcgtgaacttgtcatgggctaagttggggcacccctgtagggtttaaactttcgagagccgtgcccgcggttatgtggcagatgggaatttgttactatccggttgtagaggacttgaagtaaactcagttaaaatacaccaaccgcgtgcgtaaccgtgactgtctcttttgcaggaagttcgagaggagaacacgttTGGGTTATGTTtaaacataagtagttcaggatcacttcttgatcattactagtttgcgatcgTTGCGTAGTTTCTTATATTAAtctgtactcgtaagttagccaccatacaatgcttagttgcttgctgcaacctcaccacttatccattctgTACCCATTAAGCCTTGCTAGTCcttatacccatggtaatgggattgttgagtactcgtggctcacagattactaaaacaacagttgcaggtataggtaaagAGATGCTTTGATGTGAGAGCCATACTttcttgtcttggagttcttctacttcttcttcgatcatggAATAGGTTCCGGGCcagggagcctgggattagcagggtggatgtcattcttctttttcatttgatttcatccgtagtcggatcctgctcttctgtatgatgattgctatgtattgatgtattcatgtatACATGTTGTAACTTATGgagagtgtaagcctttatcttgtattatATTTAGTTCATGGTATGttataatgatatccaccttgctgtcggtgtggaacgacacctatgggatcacaggaatccctcttacggttggcggggcgcggggtcgtgagaagagcggatctaacaggtagcacacggttcgtttatccaggttcaggccgcaaggatgcgtaaaaccctactcctgctttggtggattgtatatttgtgttcttgagctagctatggggcgtgaggagctccaaaaagccgaatccttctcctggtcgcctcgggcctccttttataggaaaaggggttgccatagtggcacacaggaggtggaaagggtacagtgatgcgaggttatcccttgcattacatgacaaggcacctttaatgcgtcttgcttaggtgtccttactttatcggggacgggggagagatctgtctcaTCCATCgttgctccttcttgtgtcgacacgcgccctggccagcgatgcctaagatgccacgtaggtaggcaggcagctgaggtggcgcagtggtgggtcttcacgaagatctgcatgccgccacgcaggtgcctgcccagctggttgggtcggcagctgcatgcatgcgatGGTGGAGGctcagtcggcgtgggcctgatggtggccctgcgcgtgtcctcggcaagggccttgccggggccccggcaagggtcttgccgaggcgcctgctgtcatccctggcaaggcgcttgccgggggccttgtggtcctcctcggctgggatcccgccaagggttgtcgcctccttagtgcgtatctgatcttgaatgtcttcacgaagatctgcatgctgccacggggatgtctcccgaatccttgccccttgggggcagtggactcaagggtgattcgccccataggcgcgggacgagtcgccgcggcaagggtcttgccggggcttctagaactgtctcccggcaaggatcttgtcggggagtccgctttgtcccctttgctcttcgtggtcttggccttggcgtcgtagttctcttgagcttcggtcttaccctggctcacctcccttgccttgcttgatgtggtggtgcccgtggctcagactgcacGTGCAcaattataggggtacaaaaagtgtacccctctttttgtacaccgacaggagcccccgggcctggtccacacataagcgcaacgcgttgtttgggctaggcccaaaaacggtgcgcgagcaggcggggcggtttttaccgcggtaagattcttcacgcgctgcgcttcccacgactcccgcgCGTGGCACGGCGTGAGGaggcgcgtgtgacgtgggcggcatgtgtggggttggttcccgcaggcatgcgtcacgtcgtagtaaagggggcggttcgcgccttccccataaatggagggaggcgtggaggcgcggcccatttactgaatggggccgaggCGCGGTCCTCGAGGCatccactccccatgatcacgggatggggagaggtcgcctcacccgtcccctcggttctgcacgttcaccacgtgtctcccatgcgcttggggtggcaaacggtggaggcgggaaaccgggccgtcgctggttggggcagcgggtcggccctggctccctgcgcctcccgtgtcttgattggccgagcggggcggccaggccccaaccccgatcctttataaagagcgggaggggggatggcgtcccgcattctttcatcttcttcttccttcagcttctgctcctcccttccatccgtcatggagagagggaaccccggtccttcaacagtggcggcgagggtcgccgctcgacaacgcgtccctccttctcctgcgcctgtggtggcagagccagccgtgaggggaaggggaagggggcgaggccgttggtgaggccggggcgctcgggaaagaggaggacggggtggcgcgccggcctcgcctccgccagcagctcctcctccaatggagggccatgttggggatgacccttgtgagttcttcgtcaggctgcgccggccgccgcgccgttgccttcgtctcccgactccatttgcgcgggagatggagctggattcGCCGGAGTCattgtggctgcacatgaggggctgcaggatcagtggcacgcgggcccgtgtcgacttccccgcccctcacgtgatgtatctccaTCGGGGATGGAAGGCGTTtgcccatatccaccgcttgacggaggggcttactctccattttaagctgatggagggtggccttctctccgtcaaggtcttcgggtgctttgggacccgtgcaaggtgctgcgtggagagctcttctgatagtgaagactcctcctcgggcggcagtgacgaggaggacagcggcagcgacgacgaggatagtaggcggcaggatgacgggtccgattaggtgtcagGTGCCGCTccatgcggcaccggcgaccccatcatccgcgtcaccggctccctgaacttctcggggtcatctccttgggcggctggcgttgggaggctgcagaagaggaagagagcgggcggcaaggctgtcaagtcggagtacgcgggcaccgacgccttcgacgcgtgctgacgtcctaccacctcatcttcgagctctgcttccggcgccgccatcaccatccagcctttggacggccaccaagatgttctcttggtgttttCTGCCACCCGTAGTTCGCCTAGGTGCTCCTTTTGTCTCTTTCGCCTCCTTGACATGCcccctgaggagagggacaagaaagggattacagacaccttatctctttttagtttgtaagccttcgggcctttgttgaatttaaaacttgtaatctcatcattcatgtttttcattccctatggactgtacctaagtggaacgtttttaatgaaaaagggatgcgtgccgggtcatttgtttgcgggtggaacccacgacaaggagtaaatccttgatatcttcaagataaacatttccttgcccgacaacaggccttgtcgtctccccacttcgctcgaccttcctcgcgcccttggcggaggcagagatgaggcgggttcaggctccttgtttcatcctttcgccgccgcgactacgaccaaacttggccccaggaacgagccctagggcctagagttatgggagcacgATAGCTTgggggaaaacgaggtttcacatggtgagcaacggaagcgaaacagactttgctgccgaggtcttgggtatattgcatgaaggtgcggcctGTGAACtatgtaccgttgtcggtgataaccctgttgggtacaccaaaacggcacactagtcccttgaagaatttgacggctgactgagctgtgaccttcctcactgctttcatctctggccactttgtgaacttgtcgattgcgacgtacataAAAATGGtgtattttttttgaaacggaggcaaagattgcctcatctattaataAGTAGAAGAGAATTGTCCAGTTAATTACGGAAAACCGGGCAAAAGCCGAAAATGAAATGGTGTGTTGGGAATAGCTTATGATGCATTGTTAGAAGATGACGATCCTCTGTAGAGAATAATAATCATTATATCTGTTGACAATGATTACATTCCGAATTCAGCAGTGCGACAAACAAGTCATGTCTAACCTAACAAGAATGAGGTATCCAAGCATACAAGTGGCGAACAGCCAAAAGATGGTTCACTATTCAAtaaatgaagcaaccaatattcgATTAGATTAGCAGAACAAGATAATATTGCAAGCATTTGCTGTGCAACTGCACGTCTGCTCCTATCCCACCGACATGATTAAAATAGACGTCAGCCCAGTGCTTGACAAACATGCTCAGCGAGGAAACAAAATCCTAAGTACTCAAGTGACTATACTACTGATATTAGGACAACCACTATTTAACATGGCTTTGAGGGACTACATTTTGGTGACTTGGCTTTGATGAACTTCATGTTGCTGATCTCATCTACATTCAATTCGACAACATCTTTTAACTTGTTAAGCAGTTCCTCCAGACCATCAACTCCACAGCTCTGGTAGTCGAGAGTCTTCTTGTACCGTTGCTCATACAGGGACTCAAAATGAGAGAGTGGAAGAGGGCACGACAAGTAACAGACAAGAAGAGCCTCGACCTCTGTTCTGCACTTGTATAGATGGCTATCAAACACATATGCTCCATCTACGTCAGGGTTAATATTCTGTTCATCCTCTGAGAGATCTTCTGATGAGCTGCTCAACTGCTGACATGTTTCACTAGTACCTTCCTCGAGAGTAGCATTCAATCTCTTTTCATTTTTCAAAATTATTGGTGTGCTTGGACATTTCTTCATGTTCCTATCACCAGAATTGCGTAGGCAAATCATCTTCCTCTGACCCTTCCCTATGACAACAAAAGACTCAGCCAGCTTTTCGAAAAGATGAACAAGTTTTACAGCTCCATATTCTGCTACATACAGGTGCCTTCCGAACAGCTTTAAATACTCTGAAGGAACACGGACAAGTGGAACAGATCCACCAGATAACTGAAATAACCTTATTAGTTGACCCTTCAAGCCTTGAAGGTCACCCGGACGAACCCACCATGATTGTTCGCCTGTAAATCCTTGGTCTATCACTGGGACTTCATTCAAACCACCTAATACATGATGTGACCTCGATGACGTGCCGGTGCCACAACTGCCATCCGCCAGAGTACAGAAAGCTTTGCATGATTCTCCGGTGACCTGTGAAGAGTTATAGCAATTAATCTGGTTGCTGGTTGTTCTGCCACCATATTCATTCCTAAAAGTTCCCATATAAACAATGGCCTCCTCTTCAGTCTGTATGTCAGGAAATTTCCCCGGTGTTACACTGTTAGGACAGACTAAAGGATCAGCAGCACGATGCCCTAAGGATCTGGGGGGTACACTGCCTGCACCACGGGCAAGACTAGGCCAGTCCCACACGAAACTCCCAGCACTGCTCAAAGCCGATGAGACGGTAACTGAAGATGGAATCGCAAGGGCAATAGTGTATCCACGCTGACCAAGTATATGGAGAGCGGGAGCGAAGTCCACATCACCAGATATAAGCATAATGGATGACGGTGGATGATTGTCCAGAGCAAAGAGAAACATATCTACCAGTATAGCCTTATCAGCAGCATCTTTCCGCCCATTTGGAACATCGACAAGTTTGACTCCGGTTCTCTGACATCCCTCCCTGAGTCTTCTAGGGAAAGCATTGAAATCTCCATAAGCAGAGAGAACTGTAACTGCACCGTTAACAACAGGATGCAGCCGTAATGCCATCCGTATATTCCCAGCAACATCATCTGGCCGTACATCACTTGGAACAGGGCAGTTCTCAATGTCCCAAAAGATAGCCACTGGACCGAGGACTGCACTTGCCTGGTTATTTGCTTGAGAATGATCCACATTTGATGCAACATTTATTATCCGAAGATCTGATTCTGATACCATAGCTTTTGATGAGGGCGAGGTGATACGACTAGCCATTGCATTATCTTCAAAAGACATTATGTTTCTGCATAATAAAATTGCAAAGAAAAGATGAATACTAAGAATATGTCAAGTTGATATGTTTACTAATCATAGTAGCATTTTAAGTGTGGTGCACCAGATGTCAAATCAGACAAAACAGATTTCTCTTTAATCTCCCTGAGAAAGTGAGAATAAATTTCACAAAACCGTAGATAAATAAAGCCCCATGTTTCTTAGCTAGCGGCACTTCAACCCAGGTTTTATGGTAATAAGGTTTCAAGGAACCCCACCAATTTTAGCCCCTTCTGTGGTCTCTGACAAAGTTTCCTACTGTAGAGATTCCCTCTTTTGTGAATCTGCTCTGCCATTGAGCTGCAATCAAGTTGTGATTTGGTTAGGACAAATACTTGTCCAGCCATAGTCCCATAAAACCTGAATCTAAGTGAACACCGGCCAAGATATGGGGCTTTCTGCAACTTCGACCATAAACCCATGGTGATACGATGCATCCTATGGACATTACCACGAACCCATCATCAACCCCACAAGCTCCAATTGAACCATTGAAACCGACATGACTTCCTAGTAGAGCTTCCTATACACTCATATGAGACGTCGCTACTACCTCATTAGGGAACATTGTGCATTCTTAGATATGAAGGATTCAAGCAACGAGAAGAAGGGGCTCGAAGAGGAAGCGAGGAACATCACCAAGGACCAAACCCTGCTGGATAGTCCAACTTACCAAAATGCTCTCTGGACAAAGTCAGATGTTCCGATTCAAACATTCGACCTGATGTCCAACAAGTCAGATATTCGGGACTTCATGTCCAGCATAGGGTCCGACTTACCACATTGCTCTCTGAATCAGGACAATACTATGTTGGACATGGGGTCGGAACATCCGACAAGTCAGACTGTCCGACTTATGTCAGAATGTCTGACTTGTCTACGCGCAGAGAAGAGGGCCACAGGCCCGTGTAGCTTTCTCCACCTACCTACGTCTTCAGGGCTATACTATATATTCCGTACTCCATCTCagatctagggttagcaaagtttAGACCAAATtcttgagagagctttgctcatctaccTCTCCTTTGGTAATCAACACCTCCAGTTTGGGGAAGAATCCTCTTGGATTATCAAGACCCCATCTCTCCTAGAGATTTGGGAAGATTATCTCTCAAGACCTCCAATTCCTCTTGGATTTGGGGATGAACT encodes the following:
- the LOC123102817 gene encoding uncharacterized protein; protein product: MSFEDNAMASRITSPSSKAMVSESDLRIINVASNVDHSQANNQASAVLGPVAIFWDIENCPVPSDVRPDDVAGNIRMALRLHPVVNGAVTVLSAYGDFNAFPRRLREGCQRTGVKLVDVPNGRKDAADKAILVDMFLFALDNHPPSSIMLISGDVDFAPALHILGQRGYTIALAIPSSVTVSSALSSAGSFVWDWPSLARGAGSVPPRSLGHRAADPLVCPNSVTPGKFPDIQTEEEAIVYMGTFRNEYGGRTTSNQINCYNSSQVTGESCKAFCTLADGSCGTGTSSRSHHVLGGLNEVPVIDQGFTGEQSWWVRPGDLQGLKGQLIRLFQLSGGSVPLVRVPSEYLKLFGRHLYVAEYGAVKLVHLFEKLAESFVVIGKGQRKMICLRNSGDRNMKKCPSTPIILKNEKRLNATLEEGTSETCQQLSSSSEDLSEDEQNINPDVDGAYVFDSHLYKCRTEVEALLVCYLSCPLPLSHFESLYEQRYKKTLDYQSCGVDGLEELLNKLKDVVELNVDEISNMKFIKAKSPKCSPSKPC